tgcatgataataatatagataatatatatgtaatgaaaaacttaaatatatataatgaaatataatatgaaatatgtataataataataataataataatgtaaccaatattttacatataaaaatataataaaataagtaatataataaaaatatataacatataataaaatttatatatataatattacaaataatagaaatagaataatataattattatatacataactaatgtttattaaaaatatatataaagtattttaaataaattaaattgaaggtatatagggattaaaattaaatttaattaatgaatttagggttaatttgaataaataaagaaaattgggccAAATTGGAACACGGACTAAAGCCGAGGGACTCACTGGGTAATTTTGCCCTAATCCCAAAACAACACCGTTTCTCCAAATACAATTTTAAAGTCACtatgaggattaaattgaaacaaatataaaagattagggtcaaattaaaataaaaataaaaattaaattaaattaaaaaatttaaaaacacgGGAGGATTAATTGGGCAATTTGCCCAttttccaaaaacacgcggatcctccccggataatcgggtcaacacgcggatcctttaccaaaacggtgtcgttttaatgcttattgaattaagcaaaacgacaccgtttttgtAGGGCTATATAAGCCctgattttagttttaaaatcattttaatccgattctaaaaaaaaggaaagaaatcctCTGAAAGAAGATCTGGGACCGGCATCGGAGCTCCGTCGAGCCTCCGTTCTCAGGCGTTCACGCGCCTCATGTGGCGGTCAGAAACTGGAAAATTTTCCGTTTCCACTCAGATTAGAAAAGGTtcgtctcccttttcttttttactaCCAGTATATATTAAAAGATAGATAAAGTATTCACCTTTATATTCTCTGACGACTGCTGATTACTTTGTGTATAAAATACTCTTGTTCTTTATTGAATCTTTTTGTGTATTAAAAAAAATCCCCCTTTTTTACAAATCGGaagaaaggctttatagcctttaGACTATACATGTTtaggaaagaaatctttgatttctttctttattgaTTTCAGTTTATCTGCTGCTATTTGGTTTCCTTTTCTGCTTCGTTTCTGttggtttcttttgttttgtctTGCAGGTATTCGCGAGAACATCACGGTGGTGTCGATTCACGCGTTGATTGCGGCGTGGTACGAGGCCAAAGTCACGGCGCCGATGGAGCCCACTGGAACAGCACGAGACGAATGGTCATGATGCTTGGGATGcttgcggcgcctagggtttctgaaaccctaggtcTCTCTGCTGTTtgttaacaaattgggccacttgggCCTCGTTTATTTTTGGGTCTGGGTGTAACGGGTCACTGTAACGGGCTATGGGGTAGTATTTTAAGGTATGGGCTATCAGGTTGTAACCGGGCATAGGGTTTAGGTATTTGAGCTGctgggttttaatttttgggctCTGTATATGgactgtttaaataaataaacatttatttatttattttaagtttttggtttaaaggcccggtcaaatttgggctattacaacaaataaaagaactaaatatGATTTCCTTCCTTGTAAACACTGTGGAAGAAAGGGTCATCCACCTTTCAAATGCTGGAGAAAGCCAGACCATCAAAGAATTTGCAAAAACAATACTTAGCAAAAGACAGTCATACAAGTGAATTTACAGCAAAAGAATGTTACTCAAgttgttgaagaagaagaagaggagcaGCTCTTCGTGGCTACTTGATTTACAATATTTCATTCAAGTGAGAAGTGGCTCATTAATAGTGGTTGCACCAACCATGTGACTTTTAATCGTGATCTTTTCAAAGAATTGGATACTTCAGTAGTTTTCCAAGTAAAGATTGACAATAGAGAGTACATTGCAGCTAAAGGAAAAGGCTCAGTTGCAATTAAAAGCATTTCAggtacaaaatttatcaaatatgtgTTATTTGTACCTAACATTAGTCAAAATTTGTTGAGCATTGGCCAGTTAATTCAAAAGGGTTTCAAATTTATCTTTGAAACAAATCAATGTTTAATCAAAGATACAAATGACAACAATGTATTCAAAGTGAATATGAAAGGGAAGAGCTTTGCACTTAATCTATTGGAGGAGGAGCAAGTCGCATTCTCTGCAAAAAATGCCCATGCTGTGAAGTTTGGGACAAAAGGCTTGGACATTTCAATCATGCAGCTATTGTGAATCTGCAAAGAAAGGAATTGGTCCAAGGTATTCCTTGTCTTGAATCTAAAATTCCATTTTGTAGAGCTTGCCAATAATGAAAACAATTGAGACTTCCATTCAAACAGTCAACTTGGAGAGCTATTGAAAAGTGGCAATTGATACACACTGATTTGGTTGGACCTCACAACACGCCATCTCTCAATGGAAGTAGATTCAAAACAATGACAAGCGTAAGTCAAAATTTTAGTAATACTGTACAAAGAAAGCATTCCAGCTGTATCAGCTAATGTAATATTTTTCGAGTCGTTTTCTCAATTACAAAATTGGGGCAAATAATCATATTGCGAATGCCAAAGGAGATCCTAAAGTTCTGTCCATGAAGGAGATTATTGCATGTAAGACTGCATTGTTGTTGGAGTAGCAGAATCATCTCTCTATTCATGACCTTGCTAATAAATTCAAGAAGGGGTTAGCTACTACTGCTAAATTGTTTGAAGAGGTTAGAATTAAAGAAGAACATCACTAGGGAAACATGTCTGTTTGAAAAAGCTTAGAGATGCGTTAGAATCTTTAAAAGAATGCCTGGTTGGAAGAAACAAGGATGATGTAGAGGAAGCTCTAGCAGTTCAACTTACTCAAAGAGAATTCTAAGCATTCTCTACTATTTCAGAAAGAGCTAGTAAGAAGCAAGTTTGAGTTTCCTACagagaaatttgaaatttatagcAACTGAAGCAATGAGGAGTGTTGAAGATCTGCTTCAATTTCTATAACAACATAATCTAGTTAATTTTagtaagttttgatttttttttcttctgatttTTAGAGATTTTTTAGAGATTATGAATGTTCTTAATAGTCTATTTTTAGTCAatgattgttaaatttttttcttatataaacACTAGTTTTCAGTTCAATTAAATGtacattttcaataaaaattcttCTACTTTCCTCTTGcctttgttgttttcttttcacAACAAGTTTTTCTCAAAAACTCCTAACACTCCTTCCTAACAAAAGAcactttgaaaaaatatttttttcctgtGCAGCCTCCCCAGTTCTAGTCCAAGATGTTTACCGGGTTGTTCGACTTCTTTTGCGTTCAAGATGCCGCTGAACCATCTTTTAGGCTATAGTTTAGTAGAGGGATTGAAAAAGAGttcaaattatcaaaattaatttgaaGATCTGATAGATAACAAAAAGTTTTTTAGCAAAGTCCTGAAAGATCTGTAAACATGGACAGAggaattataatatatatatatattgcagtCATCAATAAAGAGAAGATAATTAATAGGGGGTATTCTTGGAAACTTTAACGCTTCAAATGGATCCATTCGTTTTAGCTTTTTTGAGTATAAGAGAGTGGATGTTCATGCATAAAACAGATATAGGAAGAGAGGATTCCCCTGACTTGATCCTTTGAATGGGTTAGAACATTTAGTGAGAAAGTCATTGACAATGACATGATAAGAAATTATGGAAATGCACTAGTGGATTATTATAATCCATCTTTGGTCAAAACCCATTTCTTCACGGACTATAAGAAGAAAATCTTAATTGATACTATCAAAGACTTTACTCATGTCAATTTTGAACACGAGAAAACTTTACCTCTTATTTTCCTTTTGGTGGTGTGGAGAATTTTGCTTGCAAGAATAATGTTGTCAGGGATGAGGCGACTAGGAACAAAAACATCTTGGTAATAGGAGATGAGATTGGGAAGAATCTTTTTAAGGTGGCTTACCAAGATTTTTAAAATGATCTTATAGACAACATTACTAAAATTGATGGGTCTAAAGTCAGTTGAATTGGTTTGAGAATCATCTTTGGGAATAAGGGCAATGGTAGTTTTATTGAGTTCTTTTAGTAGGACACTCGAGCGGAGAACAGAAAAAGAGGAAACAATATCATTACCCACAATATCCTACAATTTCTAGTAAAACAAGCCTAGTTTACCATCCATACCCGGTGCTTTAGGACTGTCAATGAGGAAAACATCCTTTACTTCTTCGAGTATGTTTAATATTATTTCTAAGAAACACTTTTGGGACAAAAATATTCCTAAACaagttactttaaaaaaaaaaaaagtgattctCCCAAGCCAAAAATTGGTACAAAAGCACTTctatcaaaaattgaaaattttaacttcttcccaaaagtattttttttccaaaagctCTTTTAAGAAATATTCCTAAAGTAGGCCTTCATTGTGAAGTGCTGGTTGAGACAGAAGATATTATCTTAACGAAAGCGGCCCTTAGGCAATTATAAATGGCTTTTTTGCTCACATTAGCATGGCTGCAAAAAAAGGACTTTCAAAATATGTGACAAAGACTTATTTAACAGTCATAGGTCATCCACCCAATTATTGTTGGGGTCATTGATACCATCAATTTTGTTTTTAGCTCTTCTGTGTTTAATAGTAAGACGGAAAAACTTGGTGTTTCTATCTTCTAAAGTGCGTAAGAGCCACTGATGTCTTAAAAGTACGAGATTTCTTTCGCCATTTCATTCTAAAATCGGATTTGGAAAGGATCAAGTAAATGGCAAGGGTCATGCAATCATTTTTAAATCCAACCAGATCAAAAACTCAACTTAAGAATCGATatgaattaactaaattaattaaaaactggttaaatcagattttttttttaatttttaaaattttaatgagcTTTTAATCAAATCAGTCAAACCGATAAATCAAACCGATAAATCAATGACCTGACAGTTCAACCACCAGTCCAGTTCTAAGAATAGTGGAGCCATGTTCAAGTTCCTCAAGCCTAAGCGTCCATAGCCTGCTAACATCCAGGCCACTGCATTGTGGGGGCATCACTGCTGCTACCACCGCTGTTTGGCTCATCCAGCAATTGGCTCTTTGTTAAAAAGAACTTTGAAAACATTGGCGACCAAATCATAAACCTTTTTTAATTGAGCGAACAAAATAAAAACTCTTGCTCAAATCCCAGCAATGGGAACGCAGCAGTAACTAACACAAATTCAGATGGCACATTCAAGGTGAGTAACTCAAAAAATAGATTTTTCAAACTCCAATCATATAACACTCAACAAATAACAAAGCAACTGATGGTAGAAGGAAAAGCAATGAAAACATCTAGCAACCCTATCCTAGTGTGTTTGATTTCCAGCATTTTTAAGAACATAATATGCCAAAGGGAAAACCTAATAAAGAACCGCAAGCAGATGGTAAAATTATCCGGTCTCAGAACCGGCAAATCCGACATCGAAAAGGAAATGTGTATGACAACCCTGTTCCTTTCAGCGCCTTCTGTTATGCTTCCGGCTCTTCCATCGGCTGCTCTTATCATCAGAATCTGAACCTGATGTTGATTCAGAATCGGAAGACTCACAAGAAGAGCTGTACCTTCTGCGTCTCACCTTCTTCTGCTTCTTCTTCCTATTCTTCTTTCTCCTACGCTTCCTCTCTTCCTCGGACTCTGATGACGTACTGTAATCCGTACTACTCTCTGCTGAAGAAGAACCTGATCCCGTAACAGATGAGGCACCACCGCTATCAGTCTCGAAAACAGAAGCCTCACTATCACTACTAGAATCCGAATCCGACCGGTGCTTCCTCTTGCTTTTGTTAGACCTACTATTATCATCTTTCTCATCATCCTTCACATCAGGGTTATCCAAATCATAAGAGACAGAAAGCTTCATCCTCAATTTCGGGTTCTTAAGCTGCTGAGTACGCGACGGTCGCGACATATAAACCCGTTCATTCTTACATTCATACGTCCAATGCCCCGCTTGGAAACACTTTTGGCACTGAGAAGCACCCATCGTAGACGTCATGGTTATCTTGTCTTTCCTTTCGCCTAATCTAACTGCCTTTTCAGTACTCATCAGATACATTTGCCTCTTCGCTTCCCTTTTCTCTTGCCATCTGCTAGGCCCCTCTTCTTTTTGCCCATAAGCATTGACATTTCGGGCGGCAGCCGCAGCTGCCCTTTCAGCCTGAGCTCGACTTAGGCCTTTTGCAGCACTCAATGCTGCTGCCTTTATTCTTTCAGCAGCAGCCTgagttttctcttctttcttacttgacattttatatatatatatgtatgtgtatgtatatgcTGCAATCAAATGTTCAATCAGATCAGTTCATTACTCTAATAGGATTTTTAGAACTAATGAAAAGTGGATAAAGACAGAAAAAATATCAATGTTTACCTATGAACTTAACTACGAACAAGCAATGAAGGCAAACTGAAGACAATTTGCAAAATCTACCCGTTAAAACGAAGAAATTATAAGCAAACGTgcaatttttcttcaaaacaacGAAACATAAAcgtaaaagaaattgaaaaaaaattagagtaatTCTCAAATACAAAGGCCAAATAAACCCTAATTCTTTTTTGGAAGAACAAATAAACCCTAAATTGAAAGTAATAATGGGGTGGGGGAAGAATAAACAAATCTAATCGAGCGAAATCCTTAATAGCGGATAgggttttaaaataattaaaatcgaaAAGGGGGGGGGGGAATTAAGGCTTACCAGAACTTCTTCGCGCTGGGGAAAGATCCAAATCGAAATCCTTAATAGCGGATAGGATTTTTTCCCTTCAAGAGTAAATTCAGATTTAAAACGCTCGAGGTTTTTTTCTTCAATAATTGTTTGTAAATTAAAATGTCCTACCTATTTTATATTTCAATCAAATCCACCTAATTACCACACTCTTTATTTTGATATCTTTTAACcgcttaataataaatttatttcttttataatttaacaaatttaaacttccagtaactttaaaaaatttaacaaatttaaccttcaatatttacaatatttatcaatttaattttaaatataaaaaatttcaaaactaaaataaaaatttatgaaaaaagatTTTTAGGATTTTGGTACtatatttttaaggtttttttaaaaaaatagttttaaacttcttttatttttatattcttttaaacttgtaaagtattttagaatttttaataaaaaaacatttttaaataattttctattttaaaatttttatatgttttaagaTTTTTATAGATGAGACTGTTTTTTTaagatattaaataatttttaatctatctattttttaattttttaaattaggactaaattgacaaTTTGTAAAGTAAATTTGTTAAAGTTTTTAGAGTCAaatatcaaattgataaaatgtgtatACATTGAAAGATGTTAACCAATCAGattaataaagaaaagaaagtgataGTTGAATCGATGATTCGCTTGTAGGCAAGGCAGAGAGCCACTGTAGGTTAGTAGCTTCTGGGAGTGGAATTAtaaagaggaggaagaagaagaaaggagaaGATGTGTGTGTATGAAGTAGTGCCTTGTGCGATGTTGTATGGACCATTTTAAGTGAGAGACAAGATATCTACATGCTTAGAGATTACTGACATTGAGACTTGATCTGGTTTCCTAACTCTGATGTTTTAAAATATGACGTCTTGAGATAATTGggtaattaatgattttaaatttctcatatacATCTCAAATATGTTGTGAGCTTCGTCAAGCTCAAGTTCGCTTGTTAAAAGTGGAAGGTTCACTAAATTAGTCAAGTTTGCTAGAGACATGATTTGCTAAAGGATCGGTTCTCCCGAAGGACATGTGTTGGGATTTGCGGTGTAGCTATAAcaaagggttaaatttattattatactaataaaaaataaagttccACTATTAACTAAACAacaaagtgacaaaaaaatcaaatttaaaaaaaatgaccaaaacaaaTTTGATAATGTTAACAATTGACTTtgaattataaaatctaaaaaataaaaaagattaaacttCACAAATAgaagtacaaaaattaaattctaaaattttgtatGGCTTATTATAATCTAACCATaccat
This window of the Gossypium hirsutum isolate 1008001.06 chromosome A09, Gossypium_hirsutum_v2.1, whole genome shotgun sequence genome carries:
- the LOC107888952 gene encoding zinc finger CCHC domain-containing protein 10, whose translation is MSSKKEEKTQAAAERIKAAALSAAKGLSRAQAERAAAAAARNVNAYGQKEEGPSRWQEKREAKRQMYLMSTEKAVRLGERKDKITMTSTMGASQCQKCFQAGHWTYECKNERVYMSRPSRTQQLKNPKLRMKLSVSYDLDNPDVKDDEKDDNSRSNKSKRKHRSDSDSSSDSEASVFETDSGGASSVTGSGSSSAESSTDYSTSSESEEERKRRRKKNRKKKQKKVRRRRYSSSCESSDSESTSGSDSDDKSSRWKSRKHNRRR